From Gavia stellata isolate bGavSte3 chromosome 27, bGavSte3.hap2, whole genome shotgun sequence, one genomic window encodes:
- the SDHB gene encoding succinate dehydrogenase [ubiquinone] iron-sulfur subunit, mitochondrial isoform X1, whose translation MAAAVVGVSLRRGVPARLLRAGPRPICRGVQTAAAAAPRIKKFAIYRWDPDKPGDKPRMQTYEVDLNKCGPMVLDALIKIKNELDSTLTFRRSCREGICGSCAMNIAGGNTLACIKRIDPDLNKITKIYPLPHMYVVKDLVPDLSNFYAQYKSIEPYLKKKDESKQGKEQYLQSIEDRQKLDGLYECILCACCSTSCPSYWWNGDKYLGPAVLMQAYRWMIDSRDDYTEERLAQLQDPFSLYRCHTIMNCTRTCPKGLNPGKAIAEIKKMMATYKEKATAA comes from the exons atggcggcggccgTGGTGGGAGTCTCCTTGAGGCGCGGCGTCCCCGCGCGGCTCCTGCGGGCCGGCCCGCGGccg ATATGCCGGGGAGTGCAGACAGCAGCTGCAGCGGCTCCCCGTATCAAGAAGTTTGCCATTTACAGATGGGATCCCGATAAGCCTGGGGACAAGCCCCGCATGCAGACATATGAAGTGGATTTGAATAA aTGTGGGCCTATGGTGCTTGATGCTCTGATCAAGATTAAAAATGAGTTGGACTCCACTCTGACCTTCCGGAGATCGTGCAGGGAAG GCATCTGCGGCTCCTGTGCTATGAACATTGCTGGCGGAAACACGCTGGCCTGTATCAAAAGAATTGACCCCGATCTCAATAAGATCACTAAAATCTACCCTCTCCCCCACATGTATGTGGTGAAGGACCTTGTTCCA GACTTGAGTAACTTCTATGCACAATACAAATCCATCGAGCCTTATCTGAAGAAGAAGGATGAGTCGAAACAGGGCAAGGAGCAGTACCTGCAGTCCATAGAAGACCGTCAGAAACTG GACGGACTTTACGAGTGCATCCTGTGTGCCTGCTGTAGCACCAGCTGTCCCAGTTACTGGTGGAACGGGGACAAGTACTTGGGTCCTGCGGTACTGATGCAG GCCTATCGCTGGATGATTGACTCCAGAGATGACTACACAGAGGAGCGCCTGGCACAGCTTCAAGACCCATTTTCCCTCTACCGTTGTCACACTATCATGAATTGCACAAGGACTTGCCCTAAG gGTTTGAACCCTGGCAAAGCAATTGCTGAGATCAAGAAGATGATGGCAACTTACAAAGAGAAGGCGACCGCTGCGTAA
- the SDHB gene encoding succinate dehydrogenase [ubiquinone] iron-sulfur subunit, mitochondrial isoform X2 encodes MAAAVVGVSLRRGVPARLLRAGPRPVRGLESANGICRGVQTAAAAAPRIKKFAIYRWDPDKPGDKPRMQTYEVDLNKCGPMVLDALIKIKNELDSTLTFRRSCREGICGSCAMNIAGGNTLACIKRIDPDLNKITKIYPLPHMYVVKDLVPDLSNFYAQYKSIEPYLKKKDESKQGKEQYLQSIEDRQKLDGLYECILCACCSTSCPSYWWNGDKYLGPAVLMQAYRWMIDSRDDYTEERLAQLQDPFSLYRCHTIMNCTRTCPKGLNPGKAIAEIKKMMATYKEKATAA; translated from the exons atggcggcggccgTGGTGGGAGTCTCCTTGAGGCGCGGCGTCCCCGCGCGGCTCCTGCGGGCCGGCCCGCGGccggtgaggggtctgga GAGTGCGAATGGA ATATGCCGGGGAGTGCAGACAGCAGCTGCAGCGGCTCCCCGTATCAAGAAGTTTGCCATTTACAGATGGGATCCCGATAAGCCTGGGGACAAGCCCCGCATGCAGACATATGAAGTGGATTTGAATAA aTGTGGGCCTATGGTGCTTGATGCTCTGATCAAGATTAAAAATGAGTTGGACTCCACTCTGACCTTCCGGAGATCGTGCAGGGAAG GCATCTGCGGCTCCTGTGCTATGAACATTGCTGGCGGAAACACGCTGGCCTGTATCAAAAGAATTGACCCCGATCTCAATAAGATCACTAAAATCTACCCTCTCCCCCACATGTATGTGGTGAAGGACCTTGTTCCA GACTTGAGTAACTTCTATGCACAATACAAATCCATCGAGCCTTATCTGAAGAAGAAGGATGAGTCGAAACAGGGCAAGGAGCAGTACCTGCAGTCCATAGAAGACCGTCAGAAACTG GACGGACTTTACGAGTGCATCCTGTGTGCCTGCTGTAGCACCAGCTGTCCCAGTTACTGGTGGAACGGGGACAAGTACTTGGGTCCTGCGGTACTGATGCAG GCCTATCGCTGGATGATTGACTCCAGAGATGACTACACAGAGGAGCGCCTGGCACAGCTTCAAGACCCATTTTCCCTCTACCGTTGTCACACTATCATGAATTGCACAAGGACTTGCCCTAAG gGTTTGAACCCTGGCAAAGCAATTGCTGAGATCAAGAAGATGATGGCAACTTACAAAGAGAAGGCGACCGCTGCGTAA
- the LOC104264071 gene encoding protein-arginine deiminase type-2-like, producing the protein MPGDRTLRLQHGNRIEALCVLGTHISADVYRAAPAGAASFGVKHTEGVSVEVVCRGQAEVGSAPSSGTRWPLDEGTVLRFSMSRASAEVNDNKVTVSFYAEGGQPINQAGVFLTGIGISLDVDADRDGVVEKNNPNKASWTWGPEGHGAILLVSCDKESPFTPASDCDDGRVFSKEDLLDMSRMVLRTEGPQRLPRGYEIVLYIPVSDADKVGVFYMQNPFFGQRYVHVLGRRKLYHTVQYTGGAAELDFFVEGLRFPDNTFPGLVSVHVSLLETLAEGIPHTPVFTDTVVFRVAPWIMTPNTLAPVNVFVCSMKDNYLFIKEIKKLVNKAGCELKVCFGYINRGDRWMQDEIEFGYTHAPHKSLPVVLDSPRDGGLEEFPIKELLGPDFGYVSREPLFEAKASLDSFGNLEVSPPVTVAGKEYPLGRILIGSSFPTSAGRRMTRVVRDFLYAQQVQAPVELYSDWLSVGYVNEFVTFVPTSDAKRFRMLMASPAACYKLFREKQKEGQGEATMFKGYSGTDTKRVTINKVLSNDILVQQNQYVQRCIDWNRDVLKKELGLTEEDIVDLPALFKLDKQGKAVPYFPNMVTMIVLAKDLGIPKPFGPVVGGECCLERQTSSLLEPLGLHCCFLEDVASYHGRLGEVRCGTNVQRQPFTFKWWHVTP; encoded by the exons ATGCCAGGGGACCGCACGCTCCGGCTACAGCACGGGAACCGCATCGAGGCCCTGTGTGTGCTGGGCACCCACATCTCCGCCGACGTCTACAG ggcggccccggccggggCAGCCTCCTTCGGCGTGAAGCACACTGAGGGGGTGAGCGTGGAGGTGGTGTGCCGGGGCCAAGCAGAGGTCGGGTCAGCCCCCAGCAGCGGGACACGGTGGCCACTGGATGAGGGGACAGTCCTGAGGTTCAGCATGAGCCGGGCCAGCGCTGAGGTTAACGATAACAAG GTAACAGTCAGCTTTTACGCAGAGGGAGGGCAGCCCATCAACCAAGCCGGGGTCTTCCTCACCGGCATCG GGATCTCTCTGGACGTCGACGCGGATCGGGATGGTGTGGTGGAAAAGAACAACCCCAACAAG GCAAGCTGGACCTGGGGTCCCGAGGGACACGGGGCCATCCTGCTCGTCAGCTGTGACAAGGAGTCCCCCTTCACTCCGGCATCAGACTGCGATGATGGAAGGGTATTCAGCAAAGAAG ATTTGCTGGACATGTCTCGGATGGTCTTGAGGACCGAAGGGCCACAGCGCCTGCCCCGGGGGTATGAAATAGTTCTCTATATTCCTGTCTCCGATGCTGACAAAGTTGGGGTCTTTTACATGCAGA ACCCCTTCTTCGGGCAGCGCTACGTCCACGTGTTGGGCCGGAGGAAGCTGTACCACACTGTGCAATACACTGGTGGGGCCGCCGAGCTCGACTTCTTCGTCGAGGGTCTCCGCTTTCCCGACAATACCTTCCCCGGGCTGGTCTCCGTCCATGTCAGCCTCCTGGAGACCCTGGCTGAG GGTATCCCCCATACACCAGTCTTCACCGACACAGTAGTGTTCAGGGTAGCACCATGGATCATGACCCCCAACACTTTGGCACCGGTGAACGTCTTCGTCTGCAG CATGAAGGATAACTACCTCTTCATCAAGGAGATCAAAAAACTGGTGAACAAGGCCGGCTGTGAGCTGAAGGTTTGCTTTGGCTACATCAACCGTGGGGACCGCTGGATGCAG GATGAGATTGAGTTTGGCTACACCCACGCTCCCCACAAAAGCTTACCGGTGGTGCTGGACTCCCCTCGAGATGGAGGGCTGGAAGAATTCCCCATCAAGGAGCTGCTG ggCCCTGACTTTGGCTACGTGAGCAGAGAGCCCCTCTTTGAAGCCAAGGCCAGCCTCGACTCCTTCGGCAACCTGGAGGTCAGCCCACCCGTGACCGTGGCAGGGAAGGAGTATCCCCTGGGGAGGATCCTCATCGGCAGCAGCTTCCCCAC ATCTGCAGGGCGGAGGATGACCAGAGTGGTGCGGGATTTCCTCTATGCCCAGCAAGTACAGGCTCCCGTGGAGCTCTACTCCGACTGGCTGTCTGTGGGCTACGTCAATGAGTTCGTCACTTTTGTGCCCACCTCTGACGCAAAG CGATTTCGGATGCTGATGGCCAGCCCCGCAGCGTGCTACAAGCTCTTTcgggagaagcagaaggagggCCAGGGCGAAGCCACCATGTTCAAAG GGTACTCGGGGACAGACACAAAACGGGTCACCATTAACAAGGTCCTTTCCAACGACATCCTGGTGCAGCAGAATCAGTATGTCCAG CGCTGCATCGACTGGAACAGGGACGTCCTCAAGAAGGAGCTGGGGTTGACGGAGGAGGACATCGTCGACCTGCCGGCCCTCTTCAAGCTCGACAAGCAGGGCAAAGCTGTGCCATACTTCCCCAACATG GTCACCATGATCGTCCTGGCCAAGGATCTGGGCATCCCCAAACCCTTCGGCCCCGTGGTGGGAGGCGAATGCTGCCTGGAGCGACAGACCAGCTCCCTCCTGGAGCCGCTGGGCCTACACTGCTGCTTCCTCGAGGACGTGGCCTCCTACCACGGCAGGCTTGGGGAGGTCCGCTGCGGCACCAACGTCCAGCGACAGCCCTTCACCTTCAAATGGTGGCACGTAACGCCATAG